The Cottoperca gobio chromosome 5, fCotGob3.1, whole genome shotgun sequence region TAAATACTTGTTAGTGGGAtgaattcattgttggtttggtctttttatgggaTTTAGGGAAGAAAAAGCTAATTTCCTGACAGGAGGCAACAATATCCAAGGCCCTTGATGATGAGAAAACACTAGCTAAactaatgtacagtatatctcaaaagtgagtacaccctttagatttttgcaaatattctgttatatcctttcaggggataacattatcctactgaaactttgatataacttaaagtagtcagtgtgctgcttgaataacagtatagatttattgtctgTTAATGTctaacagctggcaacaaaagtgagtacaccccatagtgaacatgtctaaattgtgcccaaagtgtcataTTTTGGtggaccaccattgttatctagcactgctttaaccctcctgggcatggaattcaccagagctgcacaggttgcttctggaatcttctccACTcttccacgacgacatcacggagcgcacggatgttggacaccttgcactcctccaccttcctcttgaggatgccccacatgtgctcaattgggtttaggtctggagacatacttgccagtccatcaccttaaccttcagcttcttcagcaaggccgttgtcatcttggaggtgtgtttagggtcattatcatgttggaaaactgccctacggcccagtttccgaagagaggggatcatgctctgctgcaggatgtcacagtatatattggaattcatgtgtccctcaatgaaatgcagctccccagtgccggcagcactcatgcagccccagaccatgatgctgccaccaccatgcttgactgtaggcaaaacacatttgtcttgtactcctcaccagggtgccgccacacacgccggacaccatctgacccaaacaggtttattttggtctcatcagaccacaggacatggttccagtaactcatgttcttggattcagtgtcttcagcaaactgtttgcgggcttttcTATGCATCTgtgtttcagaaggggcttctgtctggggcgacgccATAcaaaaccgatttgatgcagtgtgcggcgtatggtctgggcactgacaggctgacatcccattcctgcaacctctgcagcaatgctggaagacactcgcacgtctatttttggaaaccaacctctggatatgacgctgagcacgtggactcaacttctttggtcgaccctggcgaggcctgttccgagtggacctgtcctggaaaaccgctgtatgatcttagccactgtgctgcaactcattttcatggtgttggcaatcttcttatagccaaggccatctttgtgaagcgcaataatcctttttttcagccgctcagagagttccttgccatgaggtgccatgttgtccagcattcagagagaattgtgcccaaaacaccaaatttaacagccctgcttatcatttacacctgaatccttgtaacactaacgagtcacatgacaccagggcgggaaaacaacatcattgggcacaattaggacatgttcactatggggtgtactcacttttgttgccagctgtttagacattaacagctgtgtactgagtaattttcaaaggacaataaatctatactgttattcaagcagcacactgactactttaagttatatcaaagtttcagtaggataatgttatcccctgaaaggatataacagaatatttgcaaaaatctaaagggtgtactcacttttgagatatactgtaactgtgttttagAATTAGTTAGAATTATAATGTTGTATCATTTGTTTCTCCTCCCAGACGAAGCTTACatttattgaatatttttgCAGTGTGTCTGACGTGGTGAGGATGGTCACCAAGAAAAATATTCCTCCACACGACAAGATGCTGAAGTTGGTCCCGTCATTtactgaagatgaagactgtGAGACGGTCCCATCTATCAAATACATGCTCTTGTGATGCCACCAACACGAAGTTTCCAGTGATGAGGCCTCACATGGAAGACTCCTGTGACATCATATCAGTTCAAAACATCCTCATGTTGTTGCTTTAGTTGTTGTTTACAAAgattattagattagattattaATTATACTTTGATCatgtaaagcaggggtggggaacctccgaccatttgatccggccctcgaggtaattcataaacacacgcaaaaaaactagaaaaacaaatgaaaaaatctagacagcagtagacgggcgattgactgtttttcctggccaaggtcagggtccttgaacacaacacaaacggaacgtcgcactttccaggagaaacggacgaacgattatttatttgaggaagtaaaaggccagtgtgcctaatTTGCggtgaaacacaaaacatgccgaactgcacgagctgaaaggacgagtgcgtttggataaagttaacgctcttcggcggagtttggcccaacaagcagctctctgcagagcgtaacatacaaacatggacagatagagaggtacaccaccacaccaagaacagactattccaccactgctgtgcaattatcactgccatgtgcaatactcactttattttctatcaacctcttggtacttatattatttttgattctatttaattattgtgtactgcctttttacttcatatgttctttggctgtgacaagatacatttccccgttgtgggactaataaaggattgctgatttctgataaaacagaaagatacatggataaaaaagttgatttttttgcacagcataaaagaaaagtgaaatgaatgggctgtgtcttaaacgttttttgcagaggttatgagttcaataattagtatggccctcgaaggatgttgtaaaaaaaaaaatggcccttgacatgaaaaaggttccccaccctcCCCACCCCCTCCTGTCCCTTAACCCCAAAAACACTATGAAAATCCACAAATATtgatttccttttccttttcttttctttttacggCAAAAGCGGAAACTTAATAAATCGTAATCATATACTATTATTGCAGAAATGTCACCAGAAAGTTCTGTTTGCtaactttagttttttatctACGTGTTAAATGTGTCTTTAGAGAGGTCAGGCTAAGAGGTTGTGAAGATGCTTGCCAAGGCATATGGATTAGATGATCTGGCGCTGCTGGGGCAGTACTGGCCTGGTTTCATGGTTTAATTCAGGTCAGACTGAGCCCGATGTTGAAGGGGTGCAGTTAGAACAGACACTTGGCACAGTAGATACAGTGCTTTGACGATTCGTGGGTGCACTTGCCATCTGGACACAGCTGTTTAAATCCTGCTCCGAGCACACgtgcatcccccccccccctccctcccagaAGAATCCCAGAGCTGGTCAGAGTGGAGAAGCTGGACTCATCTACAAAGCCTTCGTCTGTCCTTAGATGGCTCATGTGCACGTCCTGCCCTTTTCCACAAACTCACTACGTGTTTCACTTCAGACCCTCACGTTAACATagtgtcatttttaaaatgctCTGCTCTCTCGTTGGCTGTATTTCATGAAGAATCCTCTCTGAAAtgatgagatatatatatccctCATGTTGTGTTCGGGTCTGCCGTGACCCGTTTCAAGTTAAAATTATATAACTACCATCTAGTTCTGATTCTGACCATTTTAGCCAATTCTGAAGATCTCTCTAAAAACAAGTGTATCATTTGGTTCAAGGTCTGGGAACATTGAATGTTGTgggtaaaataaaatgacaacagGATTGTATAGATATGAATGCATTATAAGTTAGTTATGATAAAACAATATTGGATGATAGTAATTATTTTTGAGTGTTTTGGACAGAGTAAATCATGGGTCAAAATTGACCCGTGAACACAAGGGACAGAAACAGCACAACACAAGGGTTAAATATACTACTGAGATATACTGCATACTTATAGGGGTTATTCACTGTGTAATTGGGCCTGTGATTGAAGGATGCTGTTTGTGAGTCAAATATTAATTCAATAAATGTGTCTATGAGGAACCATGTTTTGCTGTGTACTTCAGTTCCCTTACCATCTTTGGAAAAAGTCACAAACATACTTTACTATGATGATCGCAGCACACATCCAACCTCCTATTTTAATCAGGAAAAATGTAGAATTTGCTTGGTTTGGTAAAGCATTGGGGCCTTTATTGTGTGGGTTTTTATTGAGCTGAAATTTTGAtggtatatttatattctttaaaaaaaaaacatgctttgTCGGGCGATTTCACTCCCAACCACTAAGTGTCAAAAGACTTAGAGAGCACAAACAACTGCATAGATGAAAATGACAGACCCCTTTCACATGTGTCATGAAGGATTAATGTACAAACTCAATGACAGATTGCtacatattttatatgtgtGACAGTTAGACTGCTCAAACTCAGGCAGGAACAGAACCCACTTTCAATAAAATTCAAAACACCTTTATTACAGCTGTATCAACATGGTGGACAACATCCAATATCAAAATATAACCATCTTATTTGTGTTAATCGACAGTCTCACTTAAATGTATCCAATAATGTCATTGCATATGATGGGTTGTCGGCTGCCTGTCTTCATGAGAGCGGTGAACTGGTGGAAGTCAGTGTCCGGTTGATGTAGGCCTGTGTGGGACTGGTGAAAGAAAGGTTTGAGAGCCTGGAGTCCCACAGGACAGGACATCCGTTTGGGATCCTCTGCAGCCCTGCTGACCCTTGTGAAGTCTGCTGGTCTCGGCCTCACCTCCACACTTTTAGACATCCCTACTAGTCTGCGCCGCATGTTGATCAAAATGTCTTTGGCAAGGCGCCGGCCCACACAGGGCTTTAGTTCTGCTGGCTCAGGACACTCTGGTAGGTCCATCCAGTTCTTTATTAGGTCAGCAAAGCTGTTGTCCCCCAGAACCAGAGGCTGTCTGTTCCTGCTGCGACTCAGCAGCGATGTCGTCCAGTCCTCAGGGTCACTGGCCTCAAATGAGGTCCAGCGTTCCAGGCAAGCGTCCGAGGTTGATTTGGGTCGGATTCGGCCAGAAGCTCCTCTGTTTGTGCGGAGGCACGCAGAAGAAGAGACTCGCACATTCCTGGTCCTCCTCAGCACCACACCTTCATCGTGCCAAGACGCCTCAGAGTATCCAGAGTCAAAGTCCAGACTCTTTTCACTGCTTGGGGAGCCTTGTGCCAACCGTTCATGCTCCTGatgctcttcctcttcttccagaGGGCTGGCCAGGCAGCAGGCAGAGTCATATGTGCTGGACTTCACTGGCGTCTGAGACACGTAGACGAGCGAGTCGCTCTTGGTGTGCCCTCTGTTTGCAGAGCCGCGTCACAGCGAAGGACCGAGCACATGGTTCACTTAGTGGCCTCGGCCTGCTTATCTGCTTCAGGTCCTGCAAGGATCTCATCATGCACTGCATTTGGTCGCGGAGGCAGTCAGCAGAGTCTCCTAAACACAGCTACACAatgagaaagacacaaagacttAGTGGTGCAGGCAGAATctaattaaagtacatttacaagCAACACTTATAACCAAAGACGCTTTGGTCGACTTTTGCAGGAGTCGACAGAGCAGTTAGGCTGGCTTCCAAAATATCCCATCATGCCCTGGCCGGTCTAGCTGAGACACAATTCACTCTTATTCCAGAACTGGGCCAATAAGATTTTTACCAGCTGAGATCACTCTGCTCTATGACCATATAACAAGTGAAGCATTCCTGACAAACCTCAGAGCAGCTTTATGGAGACCATGTCATGCAGTATGCATATCccagaaaatgttaaaattgtGGCTAGGAGAACAGGATGCACATTTTATGCTGGGAAAAAATCTTCCTGCCTCCTAAAGCGAGAGGGGAAGTTTGAACAAAGT contains the following coding sequences:
- the inka1b gene encoding LOW QUALITY PROTEIN: PAK4-inhibitor inka2 (The sequence of the model RefSeq protein was modified relative to this genomic sequence to represent the inferred CDS: inserted 2 bases in 1 codon); the protein is MLCLGDSADCLRDQMQCMMRSLQDLKQISRPRPLSEPCARSFAVTRLCKQRAHQERLARLRVSDASXKSSTYDSACCLASPLEEEEEHQEHERLAQGSPSSEKSLDFDSGYSEASWHDEGVVLRRTRNVRVSSSACLRTNRGASGRIRPKSTSDACLERWTSFEASDPEDWTTSLLSRSRNRQPLVLGDNSFADLIKNWMDLPECPEPAELKPCVGRRLAKDILINMRRRLVGMSKSVEVRPRPADFTRVSRAAEDPKRMSCPVGLQALKPFFHQSHTGLHQPDTDFHQFTALMKTGSRQPIICNDIIGYI